The Acropora palmata chromosome 10, jaAcrPala1.3, whole genome shotgun sequence genome contains a region encoding:
- the LOC141894708 gene encoding putative E3 ubiquitin-protein ligase RNF144A — MLPAVFTTAMPERGSVIRNCKAAGSRSSRPCKPKSDLETFYCKICLCEYSAKKGQMLETCACKFCKECLQQYLLHSINNGSVLKIPCPDALCPNSGQLLKKEVALLVNDKLFQKYIALRKKKEIAVDKTKAFCPIAGCDGICSGVPGTEQPAVCKECGYSFCFDCKESWHMNMTCEEYRATISDSSSGVRFVDILRENGEAGDIKECPLCQVLILREAGCAQMMCGHCKHIFCWHCLKSLDSDIMLRHYDKGPCRNKLGHSRASLFFHRTQVIAGFAFFGLMVLVASPFLLLVSPCLLLSKCMFHK; from the exons ATGTTACCAGCTGTTTTCACCACTGCCATGCCAGAGAGAGGCAGTGTTATACGGAACTGTAAGGCAGCTGGCTCAAGGTCATCACGACCTTGTAAACCAAAGTCTGATTTAGAAACATTTTATTGCAAGATATGCCTCTGTGAATATTCAGCCAAGAAGGGACAAATGTTGGAGACCTGTGCTTGTAAATTCTGCAAGGAG TGCCTTCAGCAGTATTTATTGCACTCAATTAACAATGGCAGTGTCCTCAAGATACCATGTCCAGATGCACTGTGTCCAAACAGTGGCCAACTTCTTAAGAAAGAG GTTGCTTTGTTAGTTAATGAcaaattgtttcaaaagtaTATAGCTCTTCGAAAGAAGAAAG AGATTGCTGTAGATAAAACAAAAGCCTTCTGTCCAATAGCTGGCTGTGATGGGATTTGCAGTGGTGTTCCAGGAACTGAACAGCCTGCAGTCTGCAAAGag tgTGGATATTCTTTCTGTTTTGATTGCAAAGAGAGCTGGCACATGAATATGACATGTGAGGAGTATAGGGCTACAATATCAGATTCATCCTCAGGTGTCAG ATTTGTAGATATCCTGAGAGAGAATGGTGAAGCTGGTGATATCAAAGAATGCCCTCTCTGCCAAGTGCTGATCTTGAGAGAAGCTGGGTGTGCTCAAATGATGTGTGGTCATTGTAAACACATCTTCTGTTGGCATTGTCTCAAGTCATTAGAT AGTGACATCATGTTGCGTCATTACGACAAAGGTCCATGTCGAAACAAGCTAGGCCATTCAAGGGCCTCTCTTTTCTTTCACAGAACACAG gTCATTGCTggatttgcattttttggATTGATGGTTCTAGTAGCATCACCTTTTCTCCTCCTAGTGTCAccttgtttgttgttatcCAAGTGTATGTTTCATAAATAA